A stretch of the Balneolales bacterium ANBcel1 genome encodes the following:
- the trmD gene encoding tRNA (guanosine(37)-N1)-methyltransferase TrmD: MEHTMRIDIISAVPELLTGPLDHSIVGRARKANKVDIVIHDLRRYSTDKHRKVDDYPFGGGAGLVMSPQPIFDCIEPLLKQRTYDQVLFPTPDAPVLTQHTVNTLSLCRNLILLCGHYKGVDQRVRDELVTMEVSVGDYVLSGGELPAMMIVDGIVRLLPGVLGDAESALDDSFQDGFLSAPVYTRPARFRGLDIPEVLTSGNHEAIRKWREKKARERTRDIRPDL; this comes from the coding sequence ATGGAACACACAATGAGGATCGATATCATATCCGCGGTTCCGGAGCTGTTAACGGGTCCGCTGGACCACAGTATTGTGGGCAGAGCCCGAAAAGCGAACAAGGTTGATATCGTGATTCACGATCTCCGCCGGTATTCCACAGACAAGCACCGAAAAGTGGATGATTATCCGTTTGGAGGCGGCGCCGGCCTGGTTATGAGTCCGCAGCCCATTTTTGACTGTATTGAGCCGCTGCTGAAGCAACGAACGTATGATCAGGTGCTGTTTCCAACACCGGATGCGCCGGTACTCACACAACACACGGTGAACACACTGTCATTGTGTCGAAATTTGATCCTGTTATGCGGCCACTATAAGGGCGTTGATCAGCGGGTGCGGGACGAGTTGGTCACCATGGAGGTGAGTGTCGGTGACTACGTGCTTTCCGGCGGGGAGTTGCCGGCCATGATGATCGTTGACGGTATCGTAAGGCTGCTTCCGGGTGTCCTTGGAGATGCCGAAAGCGCACTGGACGACTCGTTTCAGGACGGATTCCTGTCGGCCCCCGTGTACACCAGGCCCGCCAGATTTCGCGGACTGGATATTCCGGAAGTTCTGACTTCGGGAAACCATGAAGCCATCCGAAAATGGCGGGAAAAAAAGGCGCGGGAGCGAACCCGGGACATACGCCCGGACCTTTGA
- the rimM gene encoding ribosome maturation factor RimM (Essential for efficient processing of 16S rRNA), with translation MSAKSSPGLNELGVIVKAHGTRGGFLLDVGDREFPLEVNDLVFIRYPESQWVPYRIEEVRAQNDRNRNLFFVQLEGIQTRTEASSLRGFHVMTEHSTESVQQQQNIIGYRVFRDDETVMGTVSDVIETPAYPVMAVRTEEKTILIPRLEVFVVEVDDAAMRIITRNTAELEDLD, from the coding sequence ATGTCAGCGAAATCAAGCCCCGGCCTGAATGAGCTGGGGGTTATTGTCAAAGCGCACGGAACCCGCGGAGGGTTCCTGCTGGATGTCGGTGACCGTGAGTTTCCGCTGGAAGTTAATGATTTGGTGTTCATCCGTTATCCGGAAAGTCAATGGGTGCCCTATCGGATTGAGGAAGTCCGGGCTCAGAATGACCGGAATCGGAATTTGTTCTTTGTACAACTTGAAGGAATCCAAACACGCACGGAAGCATCATCTCTTCGTGGTTTTCATGTGATGACCGAGCACAGCACGGAGTCGGTACAACAGCAGCAGAATATCATCGGCTACCGGGTTTTTCGTGATGATGAGACGGTCATGGGCACGGTTTCCGATGTAATTGAAACGCCGGCTTATCCCGTGATGGCTGTCAGAACCGAAGAAAAAACGATACTGATTCCTCGATTGGAAGTGTTTGTCGTGGAAGTAGATGACGCCGCCATGCGGATCATCACCAGAAACACGGCTGAGCTTGAGGATCTCGATTAG
- the ffh gene encoding signal recognition particle protein has translation MFEDLSSKLENAFKSVTGQARLSDINVAETVREIRRALLDADVNYEVARSITASVKEKALGLGVVASVTPGQQFTKIVYDELVSVLGETREEITFSQAPPTVILIAGLQGSGKTTFSAKLAKWLKEQGKSPMLAAADVYRPAAVDQLKTLGGQIEVPVFSIDEKDAIRTARESLAEAKKQARDVLIIDTAGRMHVDEHMMAEVSKIKSTVGANEVLFVVDAMTGQDAVNTAKEFDQQIDFDGVVLTKLDGDTRGGAAISIKTVVNKPIKFMSTGEGMDTISPFYPDRMAQRILGMGDVVSLVEKAQQQYDEVQARKLQSKISSNTFNLEDFYGQLQQVKKMGSMKDLVGMIPGMSKQLGDAEIDDDALKPVEAIINSMTIDERRKPQLINGSRRKRIANGSGTSVKEVNDLLKQFNQMKKMMKTMTKMNKMGRAMEGLKNLTGQQKLQ, from the coding sequence ATGTTTGAAGATCTTTCCAGTAAATTAGAAAACGCCTTTAAGTCTGTTACAGGCCAGGCGCGTTTGAGCGACATAAATGTCGCAGAGACTGTCCGCGAAATTCGCCGTGCCCTTCTGGACGCGGATGTAAACTACGAGGTGGCCCGTTCCATTACGGCATCTGTCAAGGAGAAGGCGCTTGGCCTGGGAGTGGTTGCCAGTGTAACGCCGGGCCAGCAGTTTACAAAAATTGTCTATGATGAGCTGGTGTCGGTGCTTGGCGAGACCCGTGAGGAGATCACGTTCAGCCAGGCTCCGCCGACGGTGATTTTGATCGCCGGTTTACAGGGTTCGGGAAAAACCACATTTTCCGCCAAATTGGCGAAATGGCTCAAAGAGCAGGGAAAGAGTCCGATGCTGGCCGCCGCCGATGTATACCGCCCTGCCGCTGTAGATCAGCTGAAAACACTCGGTGGACAAATAGAGGTCCCCGTTTTTTCGATTGATGAGAAGGATGCCATTCGAACAGCGAGAGAGTCGCTGGCGGAAGCCAAAAAGCAGGCCCGCGATGTTTTGATTATTGATACGGCCGGACGTATGCATGTGGATGAGCATATGATGGCTGAAGTGTCGAAAATCAAGTCGACGGTTGGCGCCAATGAAGTGCTGTTTGTTGTGGACGCCATGACGGGCCAGGATGCTGTGAATACGGCAAAGGAGTTTGATCAGCAGATTGATTTTGACGGAGTGGTGCTCACCAAGCTTGACGGGGATACCCGTGGTGGTGCGGCCATATCCATCAAAACCGTGGTCAACAAGCCGATCAAGTTCATGAGTACCGGCGAAGGGATGGATACGATATCCCCGTTTTATCCCGACAGAATGGCCCAGCGCATATTGGGGATGGGAGATGTTGTTTCGCTGGTGGAAAAAGCGCAGCAGCAGTACGATGAAGTTCAGGCCAGAAAGCTGCAATCAAAAATTTCCTCCAACACCTTTAACCTGGAGGATTTCTACGGGCAATTGCAGCAGGTCAAGAAAATGGGGTCCATGAAGGATCTTGTGGGCATGATTCCCGGAATGAGCAAGCAGCTGGGTGATGCCGAAATCGATGATGATGCTCTCAAGCCGGTAGAGGCCATCATCAACTCCATGACCATTGATGAACGGCGAAAACCGCAGCTCATTAATGGGAGTCGCAGGAAAAGAATAGCAAATGGCTCGGGAACCTCTGTAAAGGAGGTCAATGATCTTTTAAAGCAATTCAACCAGATGAAAAAAATGATGAAAACCATGACCAAGATGAACAAGATGGGTCGGGCCATGGAGGGGTTGAAGAACTTGACCGGGCAACAAAAATTACAATAG
- a CDS encoding SDR family oxidoreductase, with amino-acid sequence MKKHNLLDGKNGLIFGALDENSIAWHVARACKREGASFTLTNAPIAMRFGQLDKLAKETGADVISCDVTDEKDVIKLIQQTVEKSGKLDFVLHAVGMSPNIRKGIDYQKLNYKLMQQTLEISAISLHKILKTCMEQDALNERASVIALTYIGAQRVFSKYSDMNDAKALLESIARNFGSRLGHKGIRVNTVSQGPTKTSAGTGIRGFDAMYDFAELLAPLGNPSAQECADYCVTLFSDLTAKVTMQNLFHDGGFSTNGISEQLIWDLAELKKQME; translated from the coding sequence ATGAAGAAACACAATTTGCTAGACGGCAAGAACGGATTAATTTTCGGCGCTCTTGATGAGAATAGTATTGCATGGCATGTCGCACGGGCTTGCAAGCGCGAAGGCGCTTCATTCACCCTGACCAACGCCCCCATCGCCATGCGGTTCGGTCAGTTGGATAAACTCGCCAAAGAGACGGGCGCTGATGTTATCTCATGCGATGTAACCGATGAAAAAGATGTCATCAAACTCATACAGCAAACCGTAGAGAAGAGCGGAAAGCTGGATTTTGTTTTGCACGCTGTCGGAATGTCTCCGAATATCCGCAAGGGCATCGATTACCAGAAGCTGAACTACAAACTGATGCAGCAAACACTGGAAATATCCGCCATATCGCTGCACAAGATTTTGAAAACATGCATGGAACAGGATGCATTGAATGAACGGGCCAGCGTCATCGCCCTCACCTACATCGGAGCACAGCGTGTTTTTTCGAAATACTCAGATATGAATGATGCAAAAGCGCTCCTGGAAAGCATCGCCAGAAATTTTGGCAGCCGACTGGGCCATAAAGGAATACGCGTTAATACCGTCTCCCAGGGTCCTACCAAAACTTCTGCTGGAACCGGCATCAGGGGATTCGATGCCATGTATGATTTTGCCGAACTGCTTGCTCCTTTGGGGAACCCTTCCGCACAGGAGTGCGCCGATTATTGCGTTACCCTCTTTTCCGACCTCACCGCCAAAGTAACCATGCAGAATTTATTTCATGATGGTGGTTTTTCTACAAATGGCATCAGCGAACAGCTCATTTGGGATCTTGCGGAACTGAAGAAGCAGATGGAGTAA
- the ruvC gene encoding crossover junction endodeoxyribonuclease RuvC: protein MKTRILGVDPGSRVTGYAILDCQTNTFVSPCCDTLSLTDIADPHERLLRLYSFFSELINSYKPDYCSIETPVYGKDPAAMLKLGRAQAAIIMATLHADVPLHEYYPKAVKKAITGNGNANKDQVAYMLGKMISLPENRLTNDATDALAVAWCHHQKISDPSLTNTHEQPRSKSRNRKNSWASFVDNHPDRIRT, encoded by the coding sequence ATGAAAACACGGATCCTTGGAGTTGATCCAGGCTCAAGAGTGACCGGCTATGCCATCCTGGATTGTCAGACTAACACGTTTGTTTCTCCCTGCTGTGATACTTTGAGCCTGACGGATATTGCAGATCCTCACGAGCGGCTCTTGCGCCTTTACTCATTTTTCTCAGAGCTGATCAATTCTTACAAGCCTGACTACTGTTCCATTGAAACACCCGTGTATGGAAAAGATCCGGCGGCGATGCTCAAACTCGGACGAGCACAGGCGGCCATAATAATGGCTACACTTCATGCGGATGTTCCTTTGCACGAGTACTATCCAAAAGCGGTGAAAAAAGCCATCACCGGCAACGGGAATGCCAATAAGGACCAGGTCGCTTACATGCTTGGAAAAATGATATCCCTGCCCGAAAACCGCCTCACGAACGATGCAACCGACGCACTTGCTGTTGCCTGGTGCCACCATCAGAAGATTTCCGACCCGTCATTGACCAATACGCACGAGCAGCCACGCTCAAAGAGCAGAAATCGCAAGAACAGCTGGGCGTCTTTTGTGGATAATCATCCGGATCGGATTCGAACCTGA
- the ruvA gene encoding Holliday junction branch migration protein RuvA codes for MIAFLHGTIHAKASGEVLLDVNGVGYRVRISNHTLDKIPATGELFRIHIHHHISENDQQLFGFASREEKNLFELLITVKSIGPRLALALLSAMPPNDIIDAILHQDPGLIAKSPGIGKKSAERIVLELRDKLGEIAASHSSGIETGSVLHETVSALEALGYPGSLARKAVQQVLKQDQTPDNVPELLKRSLKFLQT; via the coding sequence ATGATTGCTTTTTTACACGGAACAATTCACGCAAAAGCCAGTGGTGAAGTGTTGCTGGATGTAAACGGAGTTGGATATCGGGTGCGAATTTCCAATCATACTCTTGACAAGATTCCTGCGACCGGCGAATTGTTCAGAATTCACATCCATCATCACATTTCCGAAAACGACCAGCAGCTTTTCGGATTTGCTTCCCGGGAGGAAAAGAATCTCTTTGAATTACTGATTACGGTCAAGAGTATCGGTCCGAGGCTCGCTCTGGCGCTTTTGTCGGCCATGCCTCCAAACGACATCATTGACGCGATTCTACACCAGGACCCCGGTTTGATTGCAAAAAGTCCCGGTATTGGCAAAAAGTCTGCAGAACGAATTGTTCTGGAGCTTCGCGATAAACTTGGAGAAATTGCCGCCAGTCATTCTTCGGGTATAGAAACCGGATCTGTTCTCCATGAAACGGTATCCGCGCTTGAAGCTCTGGGGTATCCCGGGTCACTTGCCCGCAAAGCCGTACAGCAGGTTCTTAAACAGGATCAGACGCCTGACAATGTTCCAGAATTACTCAAACGATCCTTGAAGTTTCTTCAAACCTGA
- a CDS encoding mannose-1-phosphate guanylyltransferase, with amino-acid sequence MTDFMDYVLIMAGGIGSRFWPKSRLKRPKQFLSFFDGEPSLLKSTVDRILSLIPAERIIISTNSDYVGLVKEELPEIPDENIIGEPVAKNTAPCIAFAAALIHHRDPDSNMVVLPSDHYIRQNDIFLDDISVALNTLQSQEDQLITLGVIPNRPETGYGYIQYDDRNSVKLDGHIAYPVKTFAEKPDMQTAIKFLQSGDFLWNSGMFIWKTRSILKEIETHLPVLYHQVHTLMQHLEQNDGSIADDVLKTVYESSFPVSVDYGIMEKSESVIVIPSNFHWSDLGSWMSVYEIHKNRGDQDGNIINAGESLTVNSQNCFVSSDTNKLIALVGLQGIGVIETDDSMLICKLDRSQEVKEVYEKLSESRKKYL; translated from the coding sequence TTGACTGACTTTATGGATTACGTATTAATTATGGCCGGTGGTATCGGATCCCGATTCTGGCCCAAAAGCCGCCTTAAGAGACCCAAACAATTCTTGTCATTTTTTGATGGTGAACCATCGCTTCTCAAATCGACTGTAGATCGCATTCTGTCTCTAATTCCGGCAGAACGCATCATCATCTCTACCAATTCCGATTATGTGGGGCTTGTAAAGGAAGAGCTCCCTGAAATTCCCGATGAAAATATTATCGGAGAGCCTGTAGCCAAAAACACCGCTCCCTGTATCGCGTTTGCAGCTGCTCTTATCCATCATCGGGACCCCGACTCAAACATGGTTGTATTGCCGTCGGATCACTACATTCGGCAGAATGATATTTTCCTGGATGACATCTCCGTTGCGTTAAACACACTGCAAAGTCAGGAAGATCAACTTATTACGCTTGGTGTCATTCCGAATCGGCCGGAAACCGGATATGGCTACATTCAATATGATGATCGAAACTCCGTCAAACTGGATGGCCACATTGCTTATCCAGTAAAAACTTTTGCTGAGAAACCGGATATGCAGACTGCCATTAAATTTCTGCAATCGGGCGATTTTCTCTGGAACAGCGGCATGTTTATCTGGAAAACACGAAGCATTCTCAAGGAAATAGAAACTCACCTGCCCGTACTGTATCATCAGGTTCATACCTTGATGCAGCACCTTGAGCAGAATGATGGCAGTATTGCCGATGATGTTTTAAAAACCGTATATGAATCGAGTTTTCCTGTTTCGGTTGATTACGGTATCATGGAAAAGTCGGAGAGTGTCATTGTTATTCCATCAAACTTTCACTGGAGCGACCTGGGCAGCTGGATGTCGGTATATGAAATACACAAAAATCGTGGTGATCAAGACGGGAATATCATCAACGCCGGCGAATCCCTCACGGTTAATTCCCAGAATTGCTTTGTCTCATCCGACACCAACAAGTTAATTGCTTTGGTTGGGCTGCAGGGTATTGGCGTCATTGAAACGGACGACTCCATGCTTATCTGCAAACTGGATCGTTCGCAGGAAGTGAAAGAGGTTTATGAAAAGTTGTCCGAATCCCGCAAAAAGTATTTATAG
- a CDS encoding MBL fold metallo-hydrolase — MKVTFLGTGTSMGVPVAGGFGSENQSADPRDQRYRCSVWVRTEEMSLVIDTGPEFRLQTLRAGIKHIDAFLFTHEHTDHIGGLDDIRAYNYAQNQAIPAYTNARTRDVIMQRFSYMFPPDKTPGSVDLDFRILKQPEKVGDIRITPLPVFHGEMEIIGFRLNDFSYITDVSAIPEATAEKIMGSKVVVMSGLRWSPPHPTHFTIPEAIEAAEKLNVEKAYLIHMSPYVVHEEISRKLPGNVRLAYDQLQIEL; from the coding sequence ATGAAGGTGACATTTCTGGGGACCGGAACCTCGATGGGTGTGCCGGTTGCCGGGGGTTTTGGTTCGGAAAATCAAAGTGCAGATCCCCGGGATCAGCGGTATCGCTGCTCGGTTTGGGTAAGGACAGAGGAAATGTCGCTCGTCATCGACACCGGCCCGGAATTCCGTTTGCAAACGTTACGCGCGGGGATAAAGCATATCGACGCTTTTTTGTTTACACATGAACATACCGATCACATTGGCGGACTCGACGACATACGGGCCTACAATTATGCCCAAAATCAGGCAATTCCTGCATATACCAATGCCAGAACACGGGATGTAATAATGCAGCGATTCAGTTACATGTTTCCTCCGGATAAAACTCCCGGATCGGTGGATCTGGATTTTCGAATACTGAAACAACCCGAAAAAGTCGGAGATATCCGGATCACACCTCTTCCGGTGTTTCACGGTGAAATGGAAATAATCGGGTTTCGGTTAAATGACTTTTCCTATATAACAGATGTCAGCGCCATACCGGAAGCAACGGCAGAAAAAATAATGGGTTCAAAAGTGGTCGTCATGAGCGGACTGCGATGGAGCCCGCCCCATCCTACACATTTCACAATCCCGGAAGCGATTGAAGCAGCAGAAAAACTGAACGTGGAAAAAGCTTATCTGATACACATGTCACCGTACGTCGTTCATGAAGAGATCTCGCGAAAGCTGCCTGGAAATGTTCGTCTGGCTTATGACCAGCTTCAAATCGAACTGTGA